From Acipenser ruthenus chromosome 2, fAciRut3.2 maternal haplotype, whole genome shotgun sequence, a single genomic window includes:
- the LOC117962964 gene encoding transcription factor TFIIIB component B'' homolog isoform X2: MIRRSRISVRPNVRPGGRGLSSSSQEPKPAGEAPPGSPKAQEKRDVAGREPQDEALKAGSESAPPPPPLAEDARAEQQASLNQEEKNHNVKASGSSIPTATPIQRRKRISAMPNVAKPRTAQPQARTPRPATSGTAKNKEPTPKDSAVLENTSPQTLPKSPGRRRASTGPQQLKVPDKKSGNLKEVKTAPASQEPAADSNRSRNDETQQTHNGSSPKLKTSQDSFCIDDHRPSPEYSSGKLKASQNDICIDDHHPHPEYSPGKLKASQNDICIDDHLPHPEYSSGKLKASQNDICIDDHHPHPEYSQGKLKDSQNSTCIEEKQRQPESSLPLKKSTASSDRERIIKARKLRELLKKEIRKEKKQQKGKTPDFEFNAPVDRSKMTMRDFIYYLPENNPMKSSLEEERREIEKVIGPMPSKEPANKAPLPPPVRDEDEDDNEEEDVEHVQDDQVLVPRVKVAEDGSIIIDEESLTVEVLRMQGPNVVEENDPVFERGSTTTYSSFRKSTHTKPWTNRETDMFFLAISMVGTDFSIIGQLFPHRARVEIKNKFKREERENSWRIDKAFREKRPFDFEFFSQLLERILKDDEKKRLNKNKVTLGKKPANPKRRKKEKKADQNKAPDGGGSVEVSDSEVAEGEADAETAEKENEDSLNVNEGEASTAGDPDAKKKRKRKKNDAESGGPATKKPSEDSSERQQKKAKKRKRIKSVEICEDSEEVDYENMPPLEESPGSSPSRKEDSDTPEVAAQIKKQQIEEEDVSGPAEETAGPEAAETPKLGQRSRLQKPKPCLKLATKRGAKAAVDKPNELSQASHFISHEQAAEPHYIDSAIEGTATSHLKRSTTRDRQPSSGIQETEEEEHDITAIQKKMLHKPTRSGRIPKLSSHLKQPEDDEPPAASPPASPPSEAASPPASPPSETASPQRRGRGRPPQSQKPKPSTLKGRDQKKDPRPGKTALVTLRASVKETEENSDEEGESVMEEEGDSFSMNPEEVNQAPAFVPVSLRSPAPVPAQVEETMEELELSVSVPDTRCTIEPEHLHHSDSVCSQSLDQSPVEAAVTENCLHLLVDVVEVSTPENDEDNSLPVNDSNTDSDRSCLAVKKDLVSQPSSAAGPGDNGSGVSEEPPCQALKPGLVEVEKAATVSQDSVQPAHSQAVTCEATTQVLHEAPSETPSEETAGSAQALRDPCTLDEAANTIGVVNAPEVSHGSETPSQNQERGRRSRFPKPKPNLGGKTTQPRSLKTKPPQSDSGQGSCDKGDASQKAEVHIVQQKPAEEKESEVDSCKDEGVSKELREVKASSLSSSEEGLRKDGTNIVVNAPEVSHGSETPSQNQERGGRSRFPKPKPNLGGKTTQPRSLKTKHPQSDSGQGSCDKGDASQKAEVHIVQQKPAEEKESEVDSCKDEGVSKELREVKASSLSSSEEGLRKDGTNIVVNAPEVSHGSETPSQNQERGRRSRFPKPKPNLGGKTTQPRSLKTKHPQSDSGQDSCDKGGASSSPAVDIVPHCTVDGKKCDSSRDECVPEKLGDKDSSSSAEGLKQDDTSIPALESLPKPTGEDERVEKRPAKAPLRRPKPNLSGKLRSRIPPEKDASAAASTGQEQNAIPEDGTVSTLDSPVSKKAEVRSPKADESPSTSVISQNTEGSLAANEFPQQEPTFILTLFEIPPSLLGEYDDSTSSLSTISAELLSSPVFVDHVPAELPETQSLVSEAVEVESYSMSGCPEDAGIVSLDQFSQPVYRSGEEEKPKELPATSAHVKDLTTDLGDEEYVSITLEPVEDFPAAAEADSAETSSNAAQQSRQKNKPPGRARRGKLHVKPNTLKKKPAVSTRARGALKVVHIEPQERPLPAETASCTPLPQPAEQQITQERPLPAETASCTPVPQPAEQQTTQERPLPAETASCTPLPQPAEQQTTQERPLPAETASCTPLPQSAEQQTTQERPLPTETASCTHLPQPAEQQTTQEECSQHEGKEASNSSVKTAEPSIENIGAGEHLTPSTPNTLPPSGTPLIRPGRKPKGFLSFISQKSSSDNVPKPHRTSSQKPQINTARLDRKRTASAPAVDLSSESSAVSPPSAGIGLCASSSSTPATEGVGSTSSHLIHFPMTESCSSEPHIEEVFCTKNSAADEEPTSISQYFFSDIFTEVDDPD, translated from the exons GGAGGAAAAGAACCACAATGTGAAGGCCTCTGGTAGCAGTATTCCCACTGCTACTCCCATACAGAGAAGAAAACGAATCTCTGCAATGCCAAACGTAGCCAAGCCCAGAACTGCACAGCCACAAGCCAGAACACCCCGTCCAGCGACTTCAGGCACTGCAAAGAATAAAGAGCCCACTCCAAAGGACAGCGCAGTGTTGGAGAACACTTCCCCACAAACTCTCCCCAAGTCACCAGGCCGGAGAAGGGCCTCCACAGGGCCGCAGCAGCTGAAGGTGCCTGATAAGAAATCTGGAAATCTAAAGGAAGTGAAAACTGCCCCAGCAAGTCAAGAGCCAGCTGCTGATTCAAACCGGAGCAGGAATGATGAAACACAGCAGACACACAACGGCTCCTCTCCTAAATTAAAAACCTCTCAGGATAGCTTCTGTATAGACGACCACCGGCCCTCGCCAGAATATTCTTCTGGTAAACTGAAAGCCTCACAGAATGACATCTGTATAGATGACCACCACCCCCATCCAGAATATTCTCCTGGTAAACTGAAAGCCTCACAGAATGACATCTGTATAGATGACCACCTCCCCCATCCAGAATATTCTTCTGGTAAACTGAAAGCCTCACAGAATGACATCTGTATAGATGACCACCACCCCCATCCAGAATATTCTCAGGGTAAACTGAAAGACTCTCAAAACAGCACTTGTATAGAAGAAAAGCAAAGGCAACCTGAATCTTCATTACCGCTTAAAAAGAGCACTGCTTCCTCGGACCGGGAGAGGATCATTAAAGCCAGAAAGCTTCGAGAACTCCTTAAAAAAGAGATCAGAAAGGAAAAG AAACAACAGAAGGGGAAGACCCCTGATTTTGAATTCAACGCCCCAGTGGACCGTTCCAAAATGACAATGAGGGACTTTATATACTATTTGCCAGAGAACAATCCGATGAA GTCTTCCctagaggaggagagaagagaaatTGAGAAAGTGATTGGGCCAATGCCCTCCAAAGA GCCAGCTAATAAAGCCCCTTTGCCCCCCCCTGTGAGGGACGAAGATGAAGATGATAATGAAGAGGAGGATGTGGAGCATGTCCAAGATGATCAGGTTCTGGTTCCCAGAGTGAAAGTAGCAGAAGACGGCTCTATTATTATTGATGAAGAAAG TTTGACAGTGGAGGTTTTGAGAATGCAGGGTCCTAACGTGGTGGAGGAGAACGATCCTGTTTTTGAGCGAGGTTCCACAACAACGTACTCCAGCTTCAGGAAATCCACTCACACCAAACCTTGGACCAATAGAG aaactGACATGTTCTTCTTGGCTATCAGCATGGTGGGAACGGATTTCTCCATCATCGGTCAGCTGTTCCCTCACAGAGCCAGAGTAGAGATCAAG AATAAAtttaaaagagaagaaagagAAAATTCCTGGAGGatagataaagcattcc GAGAGAAAAGGCCGTTCGATTTTGAGTTTTTCAGCCAGCTGCTTGAGAGGATCCTCAAAGATGATGAAAAGAAACGGCTTAATAAGAACAAGGTTACACTTGGAAAAAAGCCAGCCAATCCCAAACGGAGAAAAAAAG agAAGAAAGCTGACCAGAACAAGGCCCCTGACGGGGGTGGATCAGTCGAGGTGTCAGACAGTGAGGTTGCGGAGGGAGAGGCAGATGCAGAGACAGCGGAGAAGGAGAACGAGGACTCCCTCAATGTGAATGAAGGGGAGGCGAGCACTGCTGGAGATCCGGATgctaaaaagaaaaggaaacgcAAGAAGAACGATGCAGAGTCCGGCGGACCAGCAACGAAAAAGCCATCTGAAGACTCATCAGAGAGGCAGCAAAAGAAGGCGAAAAAGCGTAAACGGA TAAAATCAGTGGAAATCTGTGAGGACTCTGAAGAGGTAGATTATGAAAACATGCCTCCTCTTGAAGAAAGCCCAGGCAGCTCACCTTCTCGGAAGGAAGACTCGGACACACCAGAGGTAGCTGCACAGATAAAGAAGCAGCAGATTGAGGAGGAAGATGTCAG TGGCCCGGCAGAGGAGACTGCAGGACCAGAAGCTGCAGAAACACCCAAGCTGGGCCAACGTTCACGGCTGCAGAAACCAAAACCCTGCCTCAAACTGGCAACCAAGAGGGGGGCAAAAGCTGCTGTCGACAAACCCAATGAGCTTTCACAGGCGTCACACTTTATAAGCCAT GAACAAGCAGCTGAGCCCCACTATATAGACTCTGCCATTGAGGGTACAGCAACGTCACATCTGAAGAGGAGTACCACTCGAGACCGGCAGCCCTCCAGTGGCATTCAGGAGACAGAGGAGGAGGAACATGATATTACTGccattcaaaagaaaatgttacaCAAGCCCACTAG ATCCGGAAGAATACCTAAATTGTCCTCGCATCTGAAACAGCCCGAAGATGATGAACCTCCAGCAGCCTCGCCCCCTGCCTCCCCACCCTCGGAGGCAGCCTCGCCCCCTGCCTCCCCACCCTCTGAGACAGCCTCGCCCCAAAGGAGAGGAAGAGGTCGTCCTCCACAGTCCCAGAAACCTAAACCCAGCACCCTGAAGGGGAGGGATCAGAAGAAGGACCCGAGACCCGGGAAGACCGCGCTGGTGACCTTGAGGGCATCTGTGAAAGAGACTGAAGAGAATTCAGATGAGGAGGGAGAGTCAGTAATGGAGGAGGAAGGGGATTCCTTTTCCATGAACCCAGAGGAGGTGAACCAGGCCCCTGCGTTTGTGCCCGTCAGCCTGCGCTCGCCAGCGCCCGTCCCAGCTCAGGTGGAGGAAACAATGGAGGAG CTGGAACTCTCAGTCAGTGTCCCTGACACGCGTTGTACTATTGAACCAGAGCACCTGCACCACAGTGACAGTGTGTGCAGCCAGTCACTAGACCAGAGTCCAGTGGAGGCAGCAGTCACAGAAAACTGCTTGCATTTATTGGTA GATGTGGTTGAAGTTTCCACTCCAGAGAACGATGAAG ATAACTCTCTGCCAGTGAATGATAGCAATACAGACTCCGATAGGAGCTGTCTGGCAGTGAAGAAGGACCTTGTGTCTCAGCCTTCCTCTGCAGCCGGTCCTGGAGATAATGGTTCAG GTGTCAGTGAGGAGCCTCCATGCCAGGCACTGAAACCTGGGCTTGTGGAGGTGGAAAAGGCAGCCACAGTGAGCCAGGATTCAGTGCAGCCTGCCCATTCTCAGGCTGTGACTTGTGAGGCCACTACTCAGGTCCTTCATGAAGCTCCTTCAGAGACACCAAGCGAGGAGACCGCAGGGAGTGCACAGGCATTAAGAGACCCATGCACACTGGATGAAGCTGCCAACACCATTGG TGTTGTTAATGCACCTGAAGTGTCTCACGGCTCTGAGACACCGAGCCAAAACCAGGAGAGAGGCAGACGAAGCAGGTTCCCAAAGCCTAAACCCAACCTGGGTGGAAAAACAACACAGCCCAGGAGTCTCAAGACTAAACCTCCCCAGAGTGACTCGGGACAGGGCAGCTGTGATAAAG GAGATGCATCACAGAAGGCTGAAGTGCACATTGTTCAACAAAAGCCTGCAGAGGAAAAAGAGAGTGAAGTTGACAGCTGCAAAGATGAAGGAGTTTCAAAAGAACTGAGGGAGGTCAAGGCATCATCTTTATCATCCTCTGAAGAGGGACTGAGAAAAGATGGCACTAATAT TGTTGTTAATGCACCTGAAGTATCTCACGGTTCTGAGACACCGAGCCAAAACCAGGAGAGAGGCGGACGAAGCAGGTTCCCAAAGCCTAAACCCAACCTGGGTGGAAAAACAACACAGCCCAGGAGTCTCAAGACTAAACACCCCCAGAGTGACTCGGGACAGGGCAGCTGTGATAAAG GAGATGCATCACAGAAGGCTGAAGTGCACATTGTTCAACAAAAGCCTGCAGAGGAAAAAGAGAGTGAAGTTGACAGCTGCAAAGATGAAGGAGTTTCAAAAGAACTGAGGGAGGTCAAGGCATCATCTTTATCATCCTCTGAAGAGGGACTGAGAAAAGATGGCACTAATAT TGTTGTTAATGCACCTGAAGTATCTCACGGTTCTGAGACACCGAGCCAAAACCAGGAGAGAGGCAGACGAAGCAGGTTCCCAAAGCCTAAACCCAACCTGGGTGGAAAAACAACACAGCCCAGGAGTCTCAAGACTAAACACCCCCAGAGTGACTCAGGACAGGACAGCTGTGATAAAG GTGGTGCATCAAGTAGCCCTGCAGTGGACATTGTGCCTCATTGTACTGTAGATGGCAAGAAGTGTGACAGCAGCAGAGATGAATGTGTTCCAGAGAAATTGGGTGACAAGGACTCATCATCCTCTGCAGAAGGACTGAAACAAGATGACACTAGCAT ACCTGCATTGGAAAGTCTGCCTAAACCAACAGGTGAGGATGAAAGAGTTGAGAAAAGACCAGCAAAGGCACCACTTCGAAGACCTAAACCTAATCTCAGTGGAAAGCTCAGAAGCAGGATCCCTCCAGAGAAGGATGCCTCTGCAGCAGCCAGCACTGGACAG GAACAAAATGCCATTCCAGAGGATGGAACAGTTTCAACATTGGATTCTCCTGTATCAAAAAAG GCTGAAGTCAGAAGCCCCAAAGCTGATGAAAGTCCCAGTACATCAGTTATCTCACAAAACACAGAAG GGAGCCTTGCAGCAAATGAATTCCCACAGCAAGAACCAACTTTTATACTTACATTGTTTGAAATCCCACCTTCCTTGCTGGGGGAGTATGATGACAGCACAAGTTCTTTGAGCACAATCTCAGCAGAGCTTCTCTCCTCCCCTGTGTTTGTAGATCATGTGCCTGCAGAACTCCCTGAAACACAGAG TCTAGTTTCAGAAGCAGTGGAAGTAGAGTCGTACTCAATGTCTGGATGCCCTGAGGATGCAGGGATAGTTTCCTTGGATCAGTTTTCACAACCTGTCTACAGGAGTGGTGAAGAGGAAAAACCTAAAGAACTTCCTGCAACTTCG GCACATGTGAAAGATCTCACGACAGACTTGGGtg ACGAGGAATATGTGAGCATTACCTTGGAGCCAGTGGAGGATTTCCCAGCAGCTGCTGAAGCTGACAGTGCTGAGACGAGCAGCAATGCCGCTCAGCAATCCAGGCAAAAGAACAAACCGCCAGGGAGGGCAAGAAGAG GAAAGCTGCATGTAAAACCCAACACCTTGAAAAAGAAGCCTGCAGTGAGCACTAGGGCTCGTGGGGCTTTGAAGGTTGTGCACATAGAACCACAAGAGCGCCCCCTGCCAGCAGAGACTGCCAGCTGTACACCTCTTCCACAACCTGCAGAGCAGCAGATTACACAAGAGCGCCCCCTGCCAGCAGAGACTGCCAGCTGTACACCTGTTCCACAACCTGCAGAGCAGCAGACTACACAAGAGCGCCCCCTGCCAGCAGAGACTGCCAGCTGTACACCTCTTCCACAACCTGCAGAGCAGCAGACTACACAAGAGCGCCCCCTGCCAGCAGAGACTGCCAGCTGTACACCTCTTCCACAATCTGCAGAGCAGCAGACTACACAAGAGCGCCCCCTGCCAACTGAGACTGCCAGCTGCACACATCTTCCACAACCTGCAGAGCAGCAGACTACACAAGAGGAGTGTAGCCAGCATGAAGGAAAAGAGGCCAGCAATAGCAGTGTGAAAACCGCAGAACCAAGCATTGAAAACATTGGTGCAGGAGAACACCTGACTCCCAgcacaccaaacacactacctcctTCTGGAACCCCATTAATAAG GCCTGGACGGAAACCCAAAGGGTTTTTATCTTTCATTTCCCAGAAGAGTAGCTCCGATAATGTCCCTAAGCCTCACCGGACATCATCCCAGAAACCACAGATTAATACCGCTAGATTAGATAGAAAAAGGACAGCTAGTGCCCCTGCAGTGGATCTCTCCTCTGAGTCCTCCGCAGTGAGCCCACCTTCAGCAGGAATCGGATTATGTGCGTCCAGCAGCAGCACTCCAGCAACAGAGGGAGTCGGCAGCACATCATCTCAT TTAATACATTTTCCCATGACGGAAAGCTGCTCCTCAGAGCCTCACATAGAGGAGGTCTTCTGTACCAAGAACTCTGCAGCAGATGAAGAGCCAACCAGCATTTCACAGTACTTCTTTAGTGACATCTTCACAGAGGTGGACGATCCAGATTGA